A stretch of DNA from Thiohalorhabdus sp. Cl-TMA:
CGATCATCTCGCTCAATTGGTTGGGTGAAGTCGCGCAGGAGATGGTGGAAGAAGGTTGCTTCCCTCCCTCCCCAGGGTTGGGAATCGGGGATAGGGGCGAAAAACCCAGGTATATCCGGAAGGCCGGAAAGGTCGAGCAGAAACAGGTCTCTTTGGACAACGAACTGCCCGGTGGAAAATAACCCCGGTCCCTCAAAGATTTCCTGGAAGGCTGTTTCGGGGTCCAAGGCTCCATAGAAAAGAGCTACTCCGGGGGGGCTCATCCTATTGCTTAGAGTTGCGTGTGGAGGAGGAGGCCCTAAAGATTCAGGCGTCGTTAATTTCTCCCCATTCTTCGAAAACCTAGTGCGGAAAATCGGGGTTTCATTTGATAGGGTCCGGAAAAGGTCGAGTCTCTCTGCGATATCCCCGATTGATTTCAGCGTTTCCGCGGGGGAAGGATCGGGGTCCAGTCCTTTTAATTCGGAGTTTTCCCCCTCCTGAATCCGGTCCAGGAAAAACCGTGTTTTGTACTTTACGGTATTAGAAAAGCCCTCCCAGCCCGACCATAAAATTTCAAGCTTATCCCTCCCGAATGGGTTACGAAGGCACCAATCCTGGGGGCCTCCGAGGTATTCTATGATCTTCTCGAAGAGAATTCCTTCTTCATCCCGCTGGAGTTCAAGTCCAATTTCGTCAAGTACAAGATCATGGGTGTCCCAAACTTTTCCAAATTGCCATCCTCCCTCCCGGCTTTCCCATGGCAGGCAATTAGCCGCCAAGTCGTACTCCTCCTCAATACAGTTTTGGATGTGGGAAAGAATTATGTCCAATTTTGCGGTCGGCGCGTCGCTTCCCCGGCAAATATCGCAGCCAGGATCCTCATCTGAACTGTTAATTAAGCTTTTAAGGTCCGGATCATTGAAGCACTCGGCGCAAACGTATAATTCCCCGATATCCATCAATGCTATATCCCCACAAGAATTAAGCCTTAACTGGCTCAGGCGAAACAGCCTCCTGGAAAAAGCGGCCTAGCGAAGCAACTCAGTCCGAATAACCTAAAGGACACCTACTTCGAAACCGCAAGTGGGTGTCCTATCCTGGTTATTTTACCTATAGAGCGAACCCTCCGGTGCTTTAATATATTATTTCTGGCAAATACCTCATTATCCCTTTATTAAGTTTCTCTTTTAAATTTCTTGCAATAAAATCATTTATTTTTTCATTTTCCCTTCGGCTGGCTTCCAATTCTTTTTTGGTTATATCCCGTTGCCTATTCCAATATGTAGCCAAATCACCAAAGTCGGCCTTATTGAGGATTTTATTAAAATCACCCATATTAGTTCCATTTAACATCAAGTTAAATGCTTTTGAAAAGTTGATTTTTCCCGCCTTACTACGAATAAATTCCTTATTTTTTTCAGTTAAAAGTGATATTTGACCGCGATCCGATTCAAACCTTTTGGTGTAATCTTTTTTGAAATTCAATAGAATGGCTATATTTCTATATTTTTGTGCTAATTGCATATTGCACCTTTCATATTTTCTGAAATATTTCTCCCGTTTTTCTTTATTTTTTAACTGTTGCTCTTGAAGTATTTTTGCTAGTTTGACGTCCTTTTTGTTGGGCGCGCCCTTTTCATATACCGATTTTATGTGTTTATTGATTAAATAAAATGTTCCTGCAGTAGAATTTACAGCGCCAAGGTAATCCTTCCCGTAGAAATAACAATTTAGCCTTTGCTCCTGGGCTTTTTTAAATTCGGTTTTAGTTGTGTAGCTGTTTAGGTCCGCTCTACTCTTATAAACTGATACCGCCCCAGTTAATATGAGAGACCCTAATATTAAGGGGATAAAGGTATTAAAAAACCAGGCACCAAAGAATCTGAAACTTTCTTTTTTCTGTAGATTAAACATGCAGCATCCTGATGTTGAAATTTTAGGGTTGATTCTAAAGAAAAAAGATTATTTTCAATTGGTTTAAACGAAATCTAAAGGACACCCACTTTAAACCTAAAG
This window harbors:
- a CDS encoding HEPN-associated N-terminal domain-containing protein → MDIGELYVCAECFNDPDLKSLINSSDEDPGCDICRGSDAPTAKLDIILSHIQNCIEEEYDLAANCLPWESREGGWQFGKVWDTHDLVLDEIGLELQRDEEGILFEKIIEYLGGPQDWCLRNPFGRDKLEILWSGWEGFSNTVKYKTRFFLDRIQEGENSELKGLDPDPSPAETLKSIGDIAERLDLFRTLSNETPIFRTRFSKNGEKLTTPESLGPPPPHATLSNRMSPPGVALFYGALDPETAFQEIFEGPGLFSTGQFVVQRDLFLLDLSGLPDIPGFFAPIPDSQPWGGREATFFHHLLRDFTQPIERDDRIHIEYIPTQVVTEYFRLEFHKEQEAPKLDGIIYPSSREAGGESMVLFCGQEAIGSNDLEGTGQEEDIWLTLRSVEHRRL